Within the Buteo buteo chromosome 2, bButBut1.hap1.1, whole genome shotgun sequence genome, the region GTGGTAAGATTTCATCCTTGGGATGAGGGCAGTGGGGACTGCCAAAGTCTGAACCTAGCCTCCAGGATCTGGTCAATGGGACATGCTGCTGGAAGAAAGGGCGAATCTCCCCTCCAAAATCCGAGGGGAGAGATGCACCCTGAGGATCTGGAGGTTTTCCCTctgctggctgctctgtggggagatgggggaatGTCGAGCAGTCTGGTTtagaaaatattcagcaaaaagcagcaaaggggACGGGATTTGCAGGAGAGCTATTGCAGGTGGAGAAATGGCACAAAGAGGTCCCAGCTGAAGGACCGGTAAGGTCAGataggaaggaaagagaaagaggggagCTTGAAAAATCCTCTGATAATAACAGATCTTACACTGCATCCAGCCTTCACGCCGTCTCCACCCGCACAGATCATAGTGGTTTTTACTTGAGATCCCCACCAGTCGTCCTGGGAGCAGATGGCGTGGTCCACCACCGGCAGCATCACCTCCTGCAGTGTATCCGTGCCGCTGCCATCCACTAGCAGAGAAAGGGCGAGATTTTTGGTCCAGGAACTCCAGCGGTTGAGGAGGGACGCCCGGACCCTGCCTCGTGCAGCCTTACCTGCACAGTGGTCccacttctccttcccctttacTTACCGCTAACGACACCCCACCCGGTAAGATAGCAGGGATAGTTATTGGGCAAAATTTCTCCTTCAGGTGGGAGCAGTGCCAGCTCAACGAACCCGTTGTCATAGGCAGGAGACTCGAGGCGCAGCAGGGCAATGTCGTAGCTGAGAGGGGATACAGGTAAAAGACTCTTTAGTGAAAATCCTGAAGTAGTCATAAACCAGACGTCCTCACTCACATTTTGTCACTTATACAGGTCTCTGGCCTCCGGCACGATGATAGACAAGCACCTTGCAAACCTCATTAATTAATCTGTATAGCTATCACAGGTGACAGGAAAATATGAGCAATTAAGAGAGAAGGGGCCATGGTACAGACTGATAGAGGGCTAACACCTCCCCAAAAATCTCCTACTCCTTCGGAAGCACCCAACCTCAGAGTGAATTTTGGTGGACCCTGGGTGCACAGGCATGGCTCCGAGGGGGGATTTAGAATAGTCCCTCAGCATTTCCTTCTTGGCTTCCCTTCATCAGATGCAAACAGTGGTGTGACAGCTGGCAAGCTGCAGAATCTGCTGTACGTCCTGGATTTGCCTGTGAGGTCCATCTTTCACCGATCTTGGGCAAAACAGGGCTAAGGTTATCCACACAGACACCGTGTGACACCTCCAAGAGAGGAGAACATTTGGAAAATCTCCATTGCATCACCTTCCAGTGCTTCCCACAAATCCAGTCTCACTGGGAACTGGACTGAAAATCCACATAAACGCTAGAGGGACAGGGCGCTAAGTACCATTCACCCATCTGATGATATTCAAAATAATTACCCATTGGCGATGTGGTTGGGATTCCAGCCACTATGAATGAAGACACTATCCACACCAATATAGTACTCGGTGCCATCCTCCTTCAGGAGATtgtgctcacccagagccacTCGGTAGGTTGATCCTGGTGGCCTGAAAACGAATCACAGAATATGTGACGAATGTAAATGTAATGTAAATGTAACGTAAAAACTACTCCCCACCTCTAGCTTTGCAGTGTAATTCCTGCACCACTGAGACCTTCCACCCATGTAATAATTTCTAAACCACCTTCCACCGGAGGATTTTCAATGGACTGTAGCTAAATGGTCTTATGAATTAGGCAAATGCTGCCTGCAATTTGCTGGCGAAGCAAGTGAAGGTGCAGCATCAGCTAAGAGTGCTGAGCTTGGTCTTGAACGAGAACGTTCATTTTACATCTCTGCATCTGTCTGAAACAGAGTGTGAAGAATCAGCTTGTTACACTTTATTGTAAGTACATTCACTAAAGGCATGAGTAATTAAAGAGGAGTGTTTGCTTATTGGTGTCACGCTGTATTGTTTAGGCGGTGCATGTTAGACATGCTGCAGAGCAAATTGTACAACATGACCAGTGAGAAAACGTGCCTTTTGTTCAATCTGTCCACCTCTGCGCAGGTTTCTCAGGATGCAAACCCATTCGAAATGCTCACATCCATGCAAATCCACCTCCTCTTATGCAAATCAGCAGTCAGCTAGATTTCCACTCCCAGGAAGTCAGCAATTAATATGTAAAATCAAGGCTAAAGCAAACAGAGTTTTCCAGTTCCCTTGATTAAGTGTGCAGCGAGATGTCCAGCTGTGCGAGGAACGGCACCAGTGGGGAGCTCAGAGGATGAGAAGGGTCTGGCTCCCACCTGCAGCAAGAACCGGAGTTTTAACACTTTTTATCCTACTCACATGCTGAGGCAATGGGCTGCAGTCATGACCCATTTGCCACTGATAAGGGTTCCACCGCAAATGTGAGAGTAGTACCCAGGGTAGTCGGCATAAGCAACCTGGAGCGATACCTGGATCAAATGACAATATATTTTACGCCCAAGCCATGCCGTGCCTCTGCAGAAATGATGTGTGTGGCTTTGGACAGCGGAAGGTGTcattttctcactgtttttttcaagtataaggtttttttcaagtataAGACACCAGCATTACCTGCCACTTCCAGATGTGTGGTTCGGCCTCGTGGCCTCCAATTACTCGCCCTGTCAGCACATCCTCCTGAAGAGCATCCTTGAGGGGACTTCCAGAGATTGCCCCTAACcgtacaaaaaaaaaggagcgcCGTTTGTCATGTGGATTCCTAATGAGCATCAGTCACTGGGTTACTGCCAGTGAAACTTGTGCTGCGCGGGGCAGCCAGCTAAGCCAGTCTGAAGGATCAAGTGATTGAGACTTGCACGTGGCGACGCTGTGATCGCTCTCCATCCTGGAGGCTGTCTTTAAAGCCTCCATGGTTGAAAAATACCCTAAAGATGCTTCAAGGTGCAAAGCTCTCATAAAAATTGACTTGTTTCCCATACTCCCTATAACCCCACCCTAACTGCCAGGTGGTTGTGCGCCAACCTAAATCCCTTTTCTTTTGGGGTGTAGgattcccctcccctcccccagagAACTACCAAATCTTTCTCATGGAGATCTTGTTCCCACAACAGAGAAAAACCCTTCCAGCCAGAATAATTGTGTCCACATTAGGTTTTGCCCTAGCACAgtaactgcagagaaaaaaaattgatatgCTCTACTCTGCACCACTTAGAGGTTGAGAGGTTCACCCTTTCCCAGCTCAAATACTTCAATTGCAACTTACCCAGGCAACTAAGAAGAACCAGAAACTGAAGCATCTTTAATGAAGTGGCAGCATTTTTGccaagaaaaattctttttatacTAAAATATCTGATAAGAAGCTACGTCTAAATTTGTAATTAATAAAATTTATCTATACTCATAACTCATTAAACTGATcaaaaatgttggaaaaaatgTGGGAAAAAAGGGGGACCAGCGACCTGTTCAAGCTAGAGCCCAAGGTTACACAAACACCTCCACACTGCATAGTTCCCACAGGGccatgaagcagaaaaaaactgaTAAATGTGGAGTGCTCTCAGATCGAgtcaaaaacaaagcagcacaaaCCCAGGCTCAAGAAGCCAACACTTCAGACGAGCAATTACTGATATACATGTTGTATTCCCTTGTCAGAAATATATCTGTCAGTCCAGCTGTCTTCTGCTCCATGTAACATGAACTGATCTTTGTCAACTAGATAAAAAGAGCAATAGCAGACAGGGAGACGTGTAACCACGGAGGGTGGTTCAACCTTGGCTGGACATGTTTCAGCTGACCTTGGCTGGACATGCtgatcctttctttttttttaggatccttttctgctccctcctccctgctgaaGGAGTTTTCCTCTGCTTGCCTCCAACCGCTGGCTCTCagtggcaggaggggaggtAGGGAGCTGGGCCATGGCCAAGGGGGATGCTGCAGTGGGAAGGAACCTGGGCTATCTCTGAGGAATGGGAAAGGTCTCATAATCACAGAATGATTGATGTTGGAGATCTGGAGCTCATCTGGTCCAGCCCCACTGCTCAAGCAGAGCCACTGAGAGCTGGTTGCCCAAGACCATGTCTGGAGAGCtgttgaatatctccaaggatggagactccgcAGCCTCCCTGGACAACCTGTGCTGGTGCTCAGTCACCATCACAGtagaaaagtgtttcctgatgttcgGATGGACCCTCctatgtttcagtttgtgcccattgtctctggtcctgtcactgggcaccgctgagaagagcctggctctgtcctctttgtaccctcccttcaggtatttgtatacattgatgagatcccccctgagccttcccttctccaggccgAACAGTCCCAGCTCgttttttctcagcctttccttatgggagaggtgctccagtcccttcatcgtctttgtggccctttgctggatcTCTCCAGTATGTTCATGTCTGTCTGgtactgggaagcccagaactggacccagtacTCTGGATGTGGccccaccagtgctgagtagaggggaatgATctcctccctcgacctgctggccatgctttgCCTTGGGGAGCCCGGGGTACCATTCACCTCATTTGTCCCAAGGCaacattgctggctcatgtttgacttggtgtccaccaggaccccaggTCCTTTTCGGCCaagctgctggaaagcagcttgtgCCAGGCAGTGGGTAGAGGAGGCACCAGCTCATATTGCCAAGACCTGCATCCCATCATTGACAGTGGCCTTGACGTagcacttcagaagaaaatgtaatggaTAACTTTCTTCTAGGGGGAagtatgttttgcttttttatatcCCCATTAACTGCAATCCCCTAACCATTTCATATTCGTGGAGTATCATGATTTATATCCCTTTAATTGTTTAAGGCATCTATCCAGGAGCATAGCAGATGCATAAGTTCTTCAGTTAAATGTAAAGTACAGCGCTGTTTTACGTGTCCAGTGAGGAAGACAACAAGAAATGCCTGTCGCTGGTGGAAGCTCAGAGACTTGTTTCCACAATGAGGGGAAATCGTCTTGGGACACACAGGCCATCAATGGGTGGGAAGTAAAACTCACCTTGAACTTGAACTGCAGCCAAAGATCAGTtgtgaagcaaaaaaaaggaagagttaaGGAAATGAACTGGAGAAGACAGCAAGGGTCACCCATCTAGGTATGCTAACAGGATCCACCGCCCATAGAATGGATACAGTAGGACCAGGACCTTTTCCATATCATCCCAACAGTCCTCTTTAacaaatcctttttattttactggaaGCCATAAAAAGTTCAGTGTGATATTTCAGCACTGAGACCTTCTTTAAGTCATTGAacactttttcctccttacaTCATAGATCATTTTTAGCTTCCAGTTAGTTTTGGCTAGGAGGTCAGAAAGTGGCCTCCTGGCCAAACAGTCTCTTCACTCACTTTCACTACATTCATCATCCTTGTTAGACCTGGCCAGCTCACtcatttttctattgctaatTTATTTCTCCAAAGACTTTATGTGTTCCCTACATACAATTTTGTGGAAGAACattgttgtttgtttattctcCTTTTGGACATCATGCCATTTAGCTTGAGTAATTGTTTGTCCATAATCTGTCGTCTACAGCAATGTGCCTGGTATCAGACTCGTTTTGCAGCTGAGTGGCTTTGATGTTGGGCTGTGTTGTAATGCccaaaggagaaataaattacACCGAGGGTGATGAATTACAGCTGTTTTCAGAATTTCTCCACTTCAGGCATTGTTTTAGCATAGAGCTCTTGAGGGACTGTCTGTGTTTTGCTCTGAGCTCTACATATATGGTTTGTGGAAGAGTTGAACCTACGGGACATATGTGCACGGAGAGACGGGAGTTCAAGCGTTGGGACTGGGAAGCTGTTCCATGTACAAGCActtggcagggaaaaaaaacttgaatTTATGAGTTAGGACTTTTAACTGTAAGGGAAGGGAATGAAGAAACATAGACATTGGCGTTAGTGGCAAAGAGAAGGCTGATTAGTTTTTGGTATCGCGGCATTACCATGGACCTCCAATTGTGAAGCTTGGCTTGAGATGCTGAAGTCTAGAGCGGccatccaaaacacaacacctTACCTACTGCTAAATCGCAGAGGCCCACAACCCTCCAGGGTCTATGAAATTTGTTTCAGAACATGAACAGTCCTGGAATCGGAGTCCAGGACTCTTCCTCTTTGAAGAACCATCTCAAGCCAGAGCCATCTCAGGGTTTCTCACAAGtgtaggaaaaaatgaatttctgTGCTCCAAGTCTTTACCAGTAAACAAAATGGGACATCTTTCACACCACAAAGCCAACTCAAGAGGCCCTGTTTGTGTTCATATGGCAAAACTCTTTTACACTCTAAAACGGAGAGGTCTCATCCATGCTGCCTATGGAGCACGGTCTCTCGTCCATACTAACTTTGCAAACCATGCATAAAAGCTGCTATGCAGAGTATGGGCTGGTGCAAACCAGTGTTATACTGGACTGTGCTAACATTTAACCgtacagaaaaagcaggacaatgTCTGCGTTGGTGCTCTAGCACTGTTTAGTTAACTGGTGCTCTAGTATTGTTCAGTTAATTAGTGATCTGGCACTGTTTAGCTAATTAGTATATAgcctttttgtctttgttctgaGAGCatcagaattaaatattttgatgacagcagcattttctggGTGAGTAGATTATTTTAGGAGTGATGGGAAGGATAAGAGAGGTTGTGAGGGATAGGATGGATGGTGGGGAAAGATTCCAGGACTGTACAAGCAAATAAGGAGATTTGGGTGGACTTGATGAGATCCATTGGGAGCTACTGAGCACAAAGATAGGATATAGTCATCTTTCGGGGAGGCCCTAAAGCACAAACTGACTCCCAGACATTGGGAGGGTTTACTGTGCATGTTTACTTTATGTGCAGCTTTATGTCTGCTCTGCTCTTACACGCCTTTCCTAAGCATCTGCTATTGGCCACTGTGACCAGGCTATTGGCTAGATGGATCTTTGGCATAACACAATTCAGCCCTACATATATCTTTATTTACTGGCTATGTCTCTAGAAATGAAAgcctcagttttatttttgcagtgcagATGCCAAGGTTCCCTTTCTTCTGCATAGCAGCAATTCAATATAACATCTCTATTCAGGATAGCATTAAGCCCATTGTTAAGTATGTGCTAATGTAAAGCACATGCTCCTCTTCTCAACAGAGATGGTTTTAAATGTATTAAGTAGGACTAGAGAAGGTTCCTTCCAATGCACACagagtatttaatttttcattattttttcctttatattccttctctttcataCCTGAGTTTGAGTAGATCGACACACCAATAAACCCATAAATATTCCTAGCTTATCATCATCTGGCAACAAGTTAAGACAACATGAGCAGAAACCCTTCTGTTATATAAGTAAAAAAAGTCTAAGGATACACTATCCTGAAAACACTGACAAAACCTTGATCTAATGTACAGTTCTTAATAAATACACTACAGTGGCCTTAATCATCAATAAATGAGGATAAAGGGACAAATTACTTCactcttccctcctctttttaTTGCTACAGGATGAAGCCTTTATTTCAGTATGAGCACTATCAAGCTGTAAAAAAGTAAGCACGATATGAAATGGCTAATTTGTCAGACCACACCATTTATCTCTGTATCTGGAAGCATATTTTTGAaggttcatttaaaatatatctgaCTCAAAAGAAATTCTTAGGAAGAAATGAACATAAAATGTATGTGAGAAAACATCATATTTATTTCAACACTGGAAATGTAAAATGACATGAGGTAATGCCTGTATATTCACTCTGATGGtaaaaaagtttattaaatTTAAGGTCGGTCTCATAAAATACACACACTTAACCCATATATACTGATGTTTCACATAATGATGTTTGATGGAAAGGGCAAGTGACTGAGTAACTCTAGGGTTAGTATACACTGCGATGTACACATACAGGAAAAATGCTACCTGATAAATTTATTAGGCAGCTGAGGTGCAGGCAAGTTATAATGCACACATAAACTCTTCTCTGAACgtgatttttaaagaagtttgaTATACAGACTGTTGAGGGTACGTGGAATGTGAAAGCGTCTGCTTCATCGAGGACCTTTTTAGTTCAGAGAGGATAACGAGTAAAAAGGAAAGGGataaacaaaacacagagacaCAAACCTGGTAGACAAGGGATAACTAAGATGATGATGAAGGCCAAAAGTCTCCAGACCATAACTTAGTCTTAACACAGACTACTGCATATGACGGTcttactggttttatttaaaacctttCTGCACCATCCGGGCAGGTAAAGGATATTTAAAATTGACAAATTCAATTTACTGCCACTTTAGGTTTCTTTCAGTTTGAGCAGATAATATAACTGGCTGCAAGAGAGAGGGTCTGAtattcactgtctttaaaattGAATCATCTTTATAATACAGTTATGATAAATGCAAGGTCCCCTGTTGGTGAACCTAAAGCTCTCCCTTgctgaacacacacacacacacacacactttagTGTTCATGTCTGAGTCAtcttattcttttcttaaaCAGTTATCTTCCCATGTGAttcttcaaaaaatgaaaactttaattttatgTTGATTAAAAAGTCTAAAATACGTATTtactcaacttttttttttttttatttctagtgcTTACTGACGTCTCTAATAGCTAAACATTTTGTATTAAGATCTTATTTTTAGGATTTGATTGCTGCTTGTGCCTTTTCTAAAATCTTCTTGAATCTCTGGATAACTTGGAGAGAGTGTCAAAacctagttaaaaaaaaaaagactgttaataataaatgaaaacctATTTTTCTTATGAAGCAATTCAAGGTCTTTTGAATAGCTTACATCATGACAAAATCCTATCTCCTCCACACATCTCTTATCTTTTAGGTAATTGAAAGCAAGTTTGAAACCTTcaagagatgcagaaaaaaatagttgtttACCACCTGTATAGCTTCTTGAGTTTAATCTGAgtttaaaacagcatttcagagctGATACCACAACAGATTTAGTTAAAACAGGATATCCCAGAAAACATTAAGATAATGAACATGTGACCTGTggtaccatttttttctgtctggatATTTTAATTGGATTAACGTGTACGTTGTGTTAggaaacccccaaaaaccagatcttccaggaaaacattttgctagGTGATAAGGTCTTATGCATCTTGGGTCCTTACTCGGTTTGCAAGTAAATTGCCGAACACTTGGTGGGCTGAcgctccccagggctggggaaggagggctaACACGCTGGGAAAGGAGCCCCTCATGTCACCGCGCTTTTCAGAGCCCAGATGCTGGCACAGGTCCTGGGTGCACGGTCCTGGGCACACGGTACTGCTTCGGTACATGTTTTATTTGGAGAGTAAACCAGTACATAAGGATCAATGAACTGGGAGGTGAGTGACAACAACTAACACCCCAAttttttctcactcttcagCATCTGACAACATCCAGTTTACTTTTGCTAATTGTTTTGGTTGAATTCTGGCCTTGGCAGTCTGTTTTAAATATCACATGGGCTTGGGTCAttgtcaaaataatttgaatgcTTTCCttctaagaaaatataaattacatgCATTACAGCAGTTTCCCTTCATATGTTAGTGATTGTATCATATCTTGCACTGTCGTATTACAAAAAACtaatgcaaaaccaaacaggTTGTTAACAGATTGTGAAATAAACCTCAGTAATGCCATTTATAGTAAACACCCAATGTAGTATTTAAAACCCCCTGAACATATACCTCcacttttaactttttttcttgcaccTGTATTCCTACGGACTGGTTCCTAGGATCTCATAATATAGAGGAATTTATATATGAAATCTTTATATTAGGGCAACATATCATTGACAAACTAGATAGAATATATGAACCAAAAGTTCTTATAATTAAAACACCTGTAAAAGCTTTTCAGCTTGTCTGAACATTGAGCACAGAAgatacagaaggaaaaccatCTCCTATGTTACAGGCAAAGATAAAATTTCCAGGAATAACCTTTTACAGCTGGGTGCTGTCAATGTGACAACATGTTTCCTCAGTGCAGTGTGAAGAATTTGGATGATTCAACTCTTAATTATTCAAAACACTGCTAATCAAATCAAGGTCAAAGGGCTCCTTTAAGTAGCAAAACATGTAACCCACTTTAATACGTTTTATGATTGATGATTAGTTCTGAGCAGTCATATAGCTCTATTAAgtataaaaatcataaaaatcacTATTAAGTCTTAAAATCATTAAGTATACATATTCATGCAGGGGAAgcatgtaattaaatattttgctggaTCAGGACCAGAGTGTTCAGCTAGTTGTAGTCTCACACTGCTATTTCCCAATATTGATTTGACTATATTGAAAATCTTGGGAAAGGAGCAAAATTTCaataattcaaattatttatgCACAACACAGAACTGAAAGAGTAAGTCTTGAGAAATAATGTcctgtttatttac harbors:
- the LOC142028566 gene encoding elastase-1-like — its product is MSELARSNKDDECSERAISGSPLKDALQEDVLTGRVIGGHEAEPHIWKWQVSLQVAYADYPGYYSHICGGTLISGKWVMTAAHCLSMPPGSTYRVALGEHNLLKEDGTEYYIGVDSVFIHSGWNPNHIANGYDIALLRLESPAYDNGFVELALLPPEGEILPNNYPCYLTGWGVVSVDGSGTDTLQEVMLPVVDHAICSQDDWWGSQVKTTMICAGGDGVKAGCSGDSGGPLSCYKDNSWQVHGIVSFGLVPYCNTYKKPTVFTRVSAYLDWIRGTITNNGGF